The DNA sequence ATTCTCACGGTGTACAGACCATGGACTTTTATGCCTATCAGTCCGGATTACGTCAATGGAACGGCGGATATAAGGTGCTGTCAGCTCTTCTCATTCTTATATTATGCATTGGGCTGGATGATATCTGGGTATCGGTTACAGTGATTGTTACGATAGGAATGTTGAACGTAATAGGAAATCGGGTTCCATTGAGACAATATGTAGAATTGATGAAAATTCCAATTGCTTTTTTGATACTAGGATGTATTGCTATTGCATTTGGGATATCTACCAGACCCATTGGAGATTATCACTTTTCTCTACATTGGTTTTATTTGTATTTTATGAAAGCAGATATCCGAAAGGCAGTAGAGTTGTTTCTCAAGGCGTTAGGAGCAGTCAGTGCCATGTATATGATGGCACTTTCTACCCCTGCCGGAGAGCTAATTAATGTGTTGCGAAAAGCCCATGTACCAAAGCTTATGGTAGAACTGATGAATATGATATACCGTTTCATTTTTATTTTGACAGATGTACAAGGCAGAATGAAGCGGGCAACAGTTTCCAGATTGGGATATGTGGACTTTAAGACCTCCTGTAGTTCTTTTGGAAAAATTGCAGGAAATCTTTTTATCTTGTCTTTAAAAAAGGCAGATACTTATTATGATGCTATGGTTTCCAGAGGATATGATGGAGAAATCATGTTCCTGGAAGAAGAAAAAAAGGTGACATTGGTGCAGATTGCAGGAATGGCGTCTTACTTGTTAATATTGATTCTCATTTGGTATATAGGAAGATAAAGGCGAAGAGAGATGGTAAAAGAAATCATTGAAGTAAAAAATCTGGCATATGCGTATCAGACAGGAACACATGCGTTAGAGCATATTGATATGGTGGTAAAAGAAGGGGAAAAAATTGCAGTGATGGGGTCTAATGGGGCAGGAAAATCTACTTTTTTCCTGAATCTGAACGGTGTATTGCAACCAGACGAAGGGGAAATCAGGTATCGTGGAACTGTGATTAATAAAAAGAACTTGAATGAACTTCGTAAAAATGTTGGTTTTGTTTTTCAGGATGCAGATAGTCAGATGATTGCTTCCGATGTACAGGGAGAAGTATCATTTGGTCCTATGAATCTGAAACTGCCTAAGGAAGAGGTAAAAAAGCGGGTAGAGGAAGCATTGGAGTATATGAATCTTACGGAGTACCGGAATCGTCCGCCTCATTACTTAAGTGGTGGGGAGAAGAAGCGTGTCAGCATTGCAGATATTATTGCAATGAAGTCAGAGGTGGTATTGTTTGATGAGCCAACGGCAGCATTGGATCCATTAAGCGCCGAGATGTTAGAGGAAGTACTGGAAAAAATGTCTGATGAGGGAAAGACATTGCTCATTTCCACTCATGATGTAGATTTTGCATATCGTTGGGCAGAACGAATAGTAGTATTTTGCAGTGGAAAAATAGTTGCAGACGGAACACCATTGGAAATTTTTCAGAATGAAGCAGTATTAGAGCAGGCACATTTGAAGAAACCGGCTATGCTTACGGTATATGAGGCATTGAGGACACGAGGATTAGTAGAGGAAGGAAGTTACCCAAGAGTACCGGAAGAATTAGAAAAGGTATTGAAGTAAAATGAACAAAATAGTAAAATGTGGATATTGAGCCCCTACTATTTGTGATAAAATGGAGAAAGCATGGATATTACAACTATATTTAAGAATTATCATACTTACATATACAACTATGCACTGAAATTAACTTGTCATCCACAGGATGCACAGGACATTACACAGGAAACATTTGTAAAAGCATGGGAAAAACTAGATGAATTAAAAGATGAAAATGCAGTGGCAAAATGGCTTTGAACAATTTGCTTTCATCTGTTTTTGGATAAAAAGCGAAAAGAAAAACAGGTTGACCTTCTGGAAAATATGGAAGTTTTAGAGCAAGAGGGAACTCTCTTGAGAGAAGTATCTCTTATGCCGGAAGATGAAGTAATAGTGGCGGAAGAAGTAAAAAACTTGCAAAATGGATGTTTTCTTGCTATGGTAAGACGACTTTCTTTAAATCAGAGAATTACCTTTTCTCTGGTGGACATGTTTGGTTTAGATATAGAATATGTAGCGGAAGTATTAGGGATTTCAAAAGGTGTAGCAAAGGGCTTGCTGTACCGGGCAAGAATGAATATAGATTATTTCTTTGCAGACCATTGCGCCATCCTTTATGAGAAAAATCCCTGCTCCTGTCAGGCGTGGATTGCATTTTCGACCAAGCGTGCCGGAATGCAAAAACAGGCAAAGAAGTTGGTAAATAAATTGGACTATAAGGAAAAAAATTATGTGTATCGGGAAGAAGTGCGAAAAAAATTAAAATTTGCGTATCTTGCATCTTTTTTTACGTCTATATAAATGTAGAACAAAAAAGAAAGTCCAGCTAATAAATGTCAATAAGAAATTTAAAAAATATTGATTATATTTTAGGACTAAAAAAGGGCGCACTTATCCCTTGGTGAAAATATCTTGTTTTAAAAAAGATATAGATTTGGGTAATTCAGTATTTTATGCAGCTTCGTCGCATTTAGCCGCATTGTATTGTTTTATGTGCTCCTGTGGAGTGATGATTTCAAAAGGTTTGTTATCTCTGAGTATGGCAAATATCATGTTGCATACTTTATGTGAGACAGCTCCCATAGCAACAAGTTTAGGCTTTGATTCACATTTTTTGAGGTAGTAATCCCTTAATACAGGATTTTTAGCCTCCCCAGTTCTGGAAGTACTGATGCTCTGAAGTGTTAATACATGAATTACTCTTCTAGCAATAGCGGAACCTCTTTTTGACATTTGTACTTTGGTTCCTTCAAATTTACCAGATTGTTTGACAGCTGGATCAAGACCAAAGTAAGCAAAGAGTTGTTTTGGCTTTGTAAATGCTGAAAAATCACCAATCTCGCCCATGAGAGATACCGCAGATAAGAAACCGGCACCTTTAAATGTTTCTATCAAGTGGATTTGTTTCACAAAATCAGTATCTTCGTTGGAATCTACAAGATTATGCAAAGCATCCATGATGCCTGCGATTTCTTCATCATACTTGCGGATGAAACTTATGTAGAGACGGATACGTTTGATATTACTATCAATGATGTAACCGAATTCATTGGCATCATGTGCAGCTTGAATAATGGCATTATACTTCTTTTCGGCATATGTAAGTCCAAAGCGAGCTGTAGATTTAATGGTATCAATAATCTCTTGTTTGTCAGCTTCAATAAAAGCGTTTGGAGATGTATAAGTCTCCAATAAAGTGAGAGATGTATTGATAGTTACTTTGGAAAAAATACCAAGATATTGTGGGAATGCCATACGTAATTCACCTTGCAGTTTATTCACGTAAGCACTGCGGTTATCCATTAAGTCGTAGTATTCACGACACAGATTACGACAGTTTAAGGCAAGGTCAGATGGCATAAGAGAAACCTTTAAATCAGGTTTCAAACCAACTAAAGCAGCCTTTTTAGAATCAAAACGGTCATTATGTACTTTTCGTATATTCATATTTGTGCTATTCTTAGTGATGATAGGATTTATAACCGAGCAGTTAAAACCCTTATCACGAAGATAGCAGAAGAGTGGGTAATGATAAATTCCCGTGGATTCCAGGAAAATGCGACTTTCCAAAGAATACAACTCTTCTGCTTCTTTTATTTTAGAAACAGCGGTTGTAAGGGAATTCATACTACTATGTAGGATTTTATAAGGCTTTCCTACTAACTGTTGGTTTGGAAGTGCAATAGACATCCAGGAGAAGTCAGCACCGACATCAATACCAACAGAGATGAATAATTCATCAAGATAAAAAATAACATTGTTTGACATGAGCAAAAGCTCCTTTCTGATAGGAATCCATTTCCAATCTGGCAGGTACACAACCTAGCGCGTTATTCGGGTATGGCCTTCCGGCTCCCAACCAGCTAAAACATAAAACCCTGTCGAATGGACTAATTGACTTTCTTGTAGGTATCTGCTGATGATTCAGCATCCCAAGGAGGCGAACATTCTTTGTCCTATCCTACGAGATAATACCTTATGTTATAACTGGTGTCTATCAGGAACCGTCAGACATGATAATTATTTAAGATAACATCTGATGAAGGAAGAACACCTTCTTCTGTTATCTGATTTATAGAAACTTGTTAATCAAGTAGTCTTCATTGACTACATCATTATTATACTAGGATGCGATATTATGCAAAAAGTAACAAATGGATTTGAAATGTTGATGAAGGAGACCGGTGCGGTCGGACCAGGCTTTATGGAAGCAATCATGAAAATTTCAAAGGAAAGTGCATTGGAAGAAAGGGTACATGAACTTGCTTATATTTCTGTGCTCGTGGCGACAAAAATGTATGGGGGACTCCCGTTCCATATTGCACATGCAAAAGAGTTAGGAGCAACAAAGGAAGAAATAAAAAGTGCTATGCTTGTTCCAATGCCGATTGTGGGAATTCAAGTAGCAGATGCGTTACCTTACTTAGAAGGAAAAGATATATGAAGACAATGCAAAAGCAGTCTATAAATATCTGTTCTGCCTGACCCATGATGCGGATATCTCAGAAGAACTCACGCAAGAGACCTTTTATCAGGCGACCAAAGGAATTTATGTATCTTAGATTGGCCGGAGAACTGAACTTTGCAGAAATCGGAAACATCATGGGAAAAACAGAAAACTGGGCGAGAGTTACATTTTATCGAGGAAAACAAAAATTAATGAAAGGAAGAGAAGAATGGAACAGAAATTAACATGTGATACTATAAGAGATTTGCTTCCTATGTATGTGGATGATATGACAAGTGAAGCAACCAATGAATTAATCAAAGAACATCTCAGTGAATGTAAAGAATGCAATCAGATATTAGAAAATATGAAGCAGCCTGTGGTTGTAGAAACGGCACCGGAGGTAAAAGATTTTAAAAAGTATCTGAAAAAGTCAAGAGCCAGTATACTTTACTGGATTATGGGGGTTCTGACAGGATATTTACCTATTTATGTAATGGTAAATTCGGAAAAACATCCATTTGTAAAAGGGATTGCCGTAGCGAATGGATGCACATTTTTGTTAGTGGCAGTCGTTCAGGTGGTTTTGTATTAACAGATGGGAATAGGGGAATTATGGTTCCTTTCTATGGCAGTTCCGGCAAATTTTCTTACGAACTGGATTGTGGGAGATGTTGAGAAACTAACGGATTATTTTAATACATTTGTATCAAATGGTCTGGGAAATTTGATAGTAGCCATTATTTTACTAATAATCGGGATTACTATAAGTATAAAGAATAGCAAACATAAAGCCGAGGAATAGAACATATGCTTCATTAAGGTAACGTTGTCACGTTTTGTAGAATTTTTCACAAATTGATTGAATTTTCAAAAGAAGTATATTAGAATAGAAACGTTGAATAAAAATGTACGAACATTAGGGCGGAGGTTTGAGTATGTACCCAATCGTGAAAAAGAAAAAACTGGCTGACAAGATATATCTTATGGATGTAAAAGCACCTCGTGTTGCTAAGTCCTGTCTGCCTGGACAATTTGTAATTGTAAAAATGGATGAAGAAGGAGAACGTATTCCTCTTACCATTTGTGATTATGACAGAGAAGCAGGAACGATTACCATTGTGTTCCAGACAGTAGGTGCGTCTACTGAGAGAATGGTGAATCTTGAGGAAGGAGATGCATTCCGGGATTTCGTAGGACCTTTAGGATGTGCATCTGAATTGACAGAGACACCAATTGAAGAATTAAAGAAAAAGAAAATCGTGTTTATTGCCGGCGGTGTTGGTACAGCTCCGGTATACCCTCAGGTAAAATGGCTCCATGAAAACGGTGTAGATTGTGATGTTATCATGGGATCTAAGACAAAAGACCTGTTGATATTAGTTGATGAAATGGAAAAGGTAGCAGGAAATCTGTATGTAACAACAGATGATGGTTCCTATGGATTCCATGGTATGGGAACCAATCAGTTAGAAGAGCTGGTGAATGCAGGAAATAAATATGACTTATGTATTGCTATCGGACCGATGATTATGATGAAGTTTGTCTGTCTGCTTACTAAGAAATTGGAGATTCCAACGATTGTTTCATTGAATCCAATTATGGTAGACGGAACCGGAATGTGCGGTGCATGCCGTGTAACTGTTGGCGGAGAGGTTAAATTTGCTTGTGTAGATGGACCTGAATTTGATGGACATTTGGTCGATTTTGATCAGGCGATGAAACGTCAGCAGATGTATAAGACAGAAGAAGGAAGAGCTATGTTAAAAGTGCAGGAAGGCGATACACATCACGGCGGCTGCGGACATTGCGGAGGTGACAAATAATGGATGTAATGAAGAAAGTACCAGTAAGAGAGCAGGAACCACAGGTTCGTGCTAAAAACTTTGAAGAAGTATGTTTAGGATATAATAAGGAAGAAGCTATGGAAGAAGCTTCCAGATGCTTAAATTGTAAAAATGCACAGTGTGTAAAGGGATGTCCGGTTTCCATTGATATTCCGGGATTCGTTTCACAAGTAAAGGAAGGAAACTTTGAAGAAGCATATCATATAATCAGCAAGTCCAGTGCACTTCCGGCAGTATGTGGTCGTGTCTGCCCACAGGAAAGCCAGTGTGAAGGAAAATGTATCCGTGGTATCAAGGGAGAAGCAGTTTCCATTGGTAAGATGGAACGTTTTGTAGCTGACTGGGCAAGAGAAAATGGAATTAAGCCACAGCCGGCAGCAGAGAAAAAGGGACACAAGGTTGCTGTTATCGGTTCCGGTCCTGCTGGTCTTACATGTGCAGGAGATTTGGCAAAAATGGGTTATGATGTTACTATTTTTGAAGCACTCCATGAAGCAGGTGGTGTGTTGATTTATGGTATTCCTGAATTCCGTTTGCCGAAGGATAAAGTAGTGGCAAAAGAAATCGAGAATGTAAAAGCGTTGGGCGTTAAGATTGAAACCAACGTAGTAATTGGAAAGGCAACTACCATTGATGAACTGATGGAAGAAGAAGGATTTGAAGCAGTATTTGTAGGTTCCGGTGCAGGACTTCCGAGATTTATGGGAATTCCGGGAGAGCAGGCAAATGGTGTATTTTCTGCGAATGAGTTCCTTACCAGAAATAATCTGATGAAAGCATTTAAGGATGAATATGATACACCTATTATGAAAGGAAAGAAAGTTGCTGTAGTAGGTGGTGGTAACGTTGCTATGGACGCAGCAAGAACAGCCTTAAGACTTGGAGCAGAGGTACATATTGTATATAGAAGAAGTGAGTCTGAACTTCCGGCGCGTGTGGAAGAAGTTCATCATGCGAAGGAAGAGGGAATTATTTTCGACCTCTTAACCAATCCTACTGAAATTTTAGTAGATGAAAATGGATGGGTAAAAGGAATGACTTGTATTCGTATGGAATTAGGAGAGCCGGATGAGTCTGGAAGAAGAAGTCCGGTAGAAGTAGCAGGCTCTGAATTTGATTTAGAGTTGGATACAGTTATCATGTCACTGGGAACATCACCAAATCCATTAATTTCCTCTACTACAAAGGGACTGGAAATTAATAGAAGAAAATGTATTGTAGCAGAGGAAGAAAATGGTGCTACAAGTAAGCCAGGCGTCTTTGCTGGTGGGGATGCGGTAACCGGAGCAGCTACTGTAATCCTTGCTATGGGAGCAGGAAAAGCAGCTGCAAAGGGTATTGACGAATACCTTTCTAACAAGTAAAATAAGTGTGACAAAAGATAAGGGGATTACCAAATGAGGTAAATCCCCTTTCTATATAAAAGTTAAAAGCAAAAGGTTGTGCAAAAACAGATGAATATTCCTAAGAAAAGCGGGAATGTTAAAATAAGGAGGAAGAAGATATGAAAGATACTACAGTAACAGAGAGCATTTTGTACATAGGGGCAGATGATAAGGATATTGATTTATTTGAGAGTCAGTATGTGGTACCAAATGGGGTTTCCTATAATTCATATGTGATTATGGATGAAAAAATTGCAGTAATGGATACCGTAGACGCTAGAAGAACAGAGGAATGGCTTGAAAATTTGGATAGAGCATTGGCAGGCAGAACACCGGATTATTTGGTGGTTTCTCATATGGAGCCAGATCATGCATCCA is a window from the Roseburia sp. 499 genome containing:
- the cbiQ gene encoding cobalt ECF transporter T component CbiQ, which translates into the protein MKEHKHHSHGVQTMDFYAYQSGLRQWNGGYKVLSALLILILCIGLDDIWVSVTVIVTIGMLNVIGNRVPLRQYVELMKIPIAFLILGCIAIAFGISTRPIGDYHFSLHWFYLYFMKADIRKAVELFLKALGAVSAMYMMALSTPAGELINVLRKAHVPKLMVELMNMIYRFIFILTDVQGRMKRATVSRLGYVDFKTSCSSFGKIAGNLFILSLKKADTYYDAMVSRGYDGEIMFLEEEKKVTLVQIAGMASYLLILILIWYIGR
- a CDS encoding energy-coupling factor ABC transporter ATP-binding protein; translation: MVKEIIEVKNLAYAYQTGTHALEHIDMVVKEGEKIAVMGSNGAGKSTFFLNLNGVLQPDEGEIRYRGTVINKKNLNELRKNVGFVFQDADSQMIASDVQGEVSFGPMNLKLPKEEVKKRVEEALEYMNLTEYRNRPPHYLSGGEKKRVSIADIIAMKSEVVLFDEPTAALDPLSAEMLEEVLEKMSDEGKTLLISTHDVDFAYRWAERIVVFCSGKIVADGTPLEIFQNEAVLEQAHLKKPAMLTVYEALRTRGLVEEGSYPRVPEELEKVLK
- a CDS encoding RNA polymerase sigma factor: MDITTIFKNYHTYIYNYALKLTCHPQDAQDITQETFVKAWEKLDELKDENAVAKWL
- a CDS encoding RNA polymerase sigma factor, whose amino-acid sequence is MREVSLMPEDEVIVAEEVKNLQNGCFLAMVRRLSLNQRITFSLVDMFGLDIEYVAEVLGISKGVAKGLLYRARMNIDYFFADHCAILYEKNPCSCQAWIAFSTKRAGMQKQAKKLVNKLDYKEKNYVYREEVRKKLKFAYLASFFTSI
- a CDS encoding IS110 family transposase, whose translation is MSNNVIFYLDELFISVGIDVGADFSWMSIALPNQQLVGKPYKILHSSMNSLTTAVSKIKEAEELYSLESRIFLESTGIYHYPLFCYLRDKGFNCSVINPIITKNSTNMNIRKVHNDRFDSKKAALVGLKPDLKVSLMPSDLALNCRNLCREYYDLMDNRSAYVNKLQGELRMAFPQYLGIFSKVTINTSLTLLETYTSPNAFIEADKQEIIDTIKSTARFGLTYAEKKYNAIIQAAHDANEFGYIIDSNIKRIRLYISFIRKYDEEIAGIMDALHNLVDSNEDTDFVKQIHLIETFKGAGFLSAVSLMGEIGDFSAFTKPKQLFAYFGLDPAVKQSGKFEGTKVQMSKRGSAIARRVIHVLTLQSISTSRTGEAKNPVLRDYYLKKCESKPKLVAMGAVSHKVCNMIFAILRDNKPFEIITPQEHIKQYNAAKCDEAA
- a CDS encoding carboxymuconolactone decarboxylase family protein, producing MQKVTNGFEMLMKETGAVGPGFMEAIMKISKESALEERVHELAYISVLVATKMYGGLPFHIAHAKELGATKEEIKSAMLVPMPIVGIQVADALPYLEGKDI
- a CDS encoding RNA polymerase subunit sigma-24, translated to MYLRLAGELNFAEIGNIMGKTENWARVTFYRGKQKLMKGREEWNRN
- a CDS encoding zf-HC2 domain-containing protein; amino-acid sequence: MEQKLTCDTIRDLLPMYVDDMTSEATNELIKEHLSECKECNQILENMKQPVVVETAPEVKDFKKYLKKSRASILYWIMGVLTGYLPIYVMVNSEKHPFVKGIAVANGCTFLLVAVVQVVLY
- a CDS encoding sulfide/dihydroorotate dehydrogenase-like FAD/NAD-binding protein; its protein translation is MYPIVKKKKLADKIYLMDVKAPRVAKSCLPGQFVIVKMDEEGERIPLTICDYDREAGTITIVFQTVGASTERMVNLEEGDAFRDFVGPLGCASELTETPIEELKKKKIVFIAGGVGTAPVYPQVKWLHENGVDCDVIMGSKTKDLLILVDEMEKVAGNLYVTTDDGSYGFHGMGTNQLEELVNAGNKYDLCIAIGPMIMMKFVCLLTKKLEIPTIVSLNPIMVDGTGMCGACRVTVGGEVKFACVDGPEFDGHLVDFDQAMKRQQMYKTEEGRAMLKVQEGDTHHGGCGHCGGDK
- the gltA gene encoding NADPH-dependent glutamate synthase produces the protein MDVMKKVPVREQEPQVRAKNFEEVCLGYNKEEAMEEASRCLNCKNAQCVKGCPVSIDIPGFVSQVKEGNFEEAYHIISKSSALPAVCGRVCPQESQCEGKCIRGIKGEAVSIGKMERFVADWARENGIKPQPAAEKKGHKVAVIGSGPAGLTCAGDLAKMGYDVTIFEALHEAGGVLIYGIPEFRLPKDKVVAKEIENVKALGVKIETNVVIGKATTIDELMEEEGFEAVFVGSGAGLPRFMGIPGEQANGVFSANEFLTRNNLMKAFKDEYDTPIMKGKKVAVVGGGNVAMDAARTALRLGAEVHIVYRRSESELPARVEEVHHAKEEGIIFDLLTNPTEILVDENGWVKGMTCIRMELGEPDESGRRSPVEVAGSEFDLELDTVIMSLGTSPNPLISSTTKGLEINRRKCIVAEEENGATSKPGVFAGGDAVTGAATVILAMGAGKAAAKGIDEYLSNK